The following is a genomic window from Spirosoma foliorum.
GATGTGCTCGATGATACCTTGAGTGAGCTGACCCAGCGTTTTAGTCAGACCGTCTTACATGTCTTCGACAGAGGCTATGCTTCCCAGGCTTGGTTAGGAAAAGTATTGACGGCCAACCTGAAGGGACTAATTCGCTGGCAAACCCATTATCGCTTACTCAATCAAGCGGGTGATTCAATAAAGACCTGGGAAATCACGCGGGGCAAACGGTCGGTCGATCATCGGTTAGTCTATGATGCGGTTCAGAAGTGTCATCGAAAAACGGGTATTATTTACCAGCCAGTCCGGCACCCGGCTTACCCTGATGTGCCCCTGTATTTGATCGTATCGCGGCCTGGTAAGGGGCGTACGCCTTGGTATTTGCTCACTAACGAGGTCATTGATTCCCTGGAATCGGCTTGGCAAATGGTGTTTGCCTATGCCCGTCGTTGGCAGATTGAGACAGCCTTTCGGTATACCAAATCGGAGCTGGCTTTAGAATCTCCTCGTTTGTGGTTCTGGGAAAATCGGCTCAAGCTGATGATGATCGTCGCTTTATTATACGCCTTTTTACTCTCCTTACTACGGGCTGAGCTTAGCCACTGGCAGCAACTACTCTTGCGGATGGGTTGCCACCGAACGGGAAAGCGGTGCCGAGAAGCCTCAGCACCGCTTTATCGCATCCGAATTGCCTTTACCCACTTATGGACTCAAAATTCGGGATGACTCATGTTTTTTATTGAAGCAGTTGCCCCATCGGAGTCACACAAAACATAGGTCAATTTAAATCTCCGTGATTGCTTAAGTAGGTTAGCCTAACAAAACGGCTTTTCAGAATAACCTAAGCTACTATACCTTGGGACTTACCATGAAAAACACGTTGTTGAGTTTTAATCTGCTTTGTTTGATAATGAGCTTTCATCAATCGGCTCTGGCTCAGAAGACGAGCGATGATCGAAAGCGCATTGCAGCCGAAATGGAAAATTCGATCCGGACTGAAATGCTCAATAAATGGTATCCGCAGTCGGTTGATAAGGAGTTTGGGGGGTTTCTGAGCACCTTCACTTACGATTTCAAACCCACTGGGCCGCAGGACAAAATGATTGTGACCCAGGCTCGTCACGTCTGGACAACTGCTAAAGCGGCTGAGCGGTACCCCAATGTCGCCTATTACAAGGATAATTCACGGCACGGCTTCCTGTTCCTGCGCGACAAGATGTGGGATAAACAACATGGCGGTTTTTATACGCTGGTTGATCGGCAGGGTAACCCAAAGAATGCGTCGACCAAAGTGGCGTATGGAAATGCGTTTGGACTGTATGCCTTAAGCGCTTACTACCATATGTCGCACGATACGGCTGCACTGAATCTGGCTAAAAAGTCGTTTAACTGGCTGGAAAAACACAGCCATGATCCTATTCGCAAAGGGTATTTTCAGGATTTAGCGCCAGATGGTACGCCCCTTAAACGCGATGCATCTACACCCTCTACGGCCAGTACGGGCTATAAAGATCAGAACAGTTCGATTCACCTGCTGGAAGCTCTAACCGAACTCTACGCGGTGTGGCCTGATCCACTGGTCCGGGAGCGTCTGAACGAAATGCTTCACCTGGTACGCGACGTCATCACCTCGCCCAAAGGCAATCTGATCCTGTTTTTACAACCCGACTGGAAGCCTGTCTCGTTTCGCGACTCGTCGGAAGCGGTTGTCCTTAAGCACCGCAGCCTGGACCATGTTTCGTTTGGCCATGATGTAGAAACGGCCTACCTGATGCTGGAAGCTTCGCACGCATTGGGCCTGAAAAATGACACGAAAACCTTGCAAGTGGGTAAACGCATGGTTGATCACGCATTAGCCAATGGTTGGGACAAAAAAGTGGGCGGTTTCTACGATCAAGGGTATTATTTCAAAGACAAACCTGGTATGACGATCATCGATGACAGCAAAAACTGGTGGTCGCAGGCCGAAGGGTTGAACACCTTACTGTTGATGGCCGATCGGTATCCCAACGATCCTATGCAGTATTTTGCGAATTACAAACTGCTCTGGCAATATTGTCAGACCTATTTGATCGACCATCAGTATGGTGAATGGTATGAAGAAGGACTGGACAAAGATCCCGAACGGAAGACATCCAATAAAGGCCATATCTGGAAAGCGGCCTACCATACCTACCGAGCGTTGTCAAGCTGCGTCGATCGGTCAAATGGGAAGCATTAATTGGATTCTAGACCTGCATTAGCTAATCTATTTTTTGTTTCGAATCCTCGGTCTGTGTCCTTACAGAACGCTTTGACTTAGGCTGACATGCAGGTGTTTTGTGAAGAGACCTAGCTTCCACACATTTCTGATGCAGAGTAATCAGCCCGGTAAGGGCGACCTGTCAATAGTTATTATTGTTGATTACAAGCCCCAAGCGCCGTAGGTGCGACCTAATTCTGTCTCTATAGGTCGCACCTACGGCGCTTTAGGGTGTGGGAAATCTTCTTTTTTCTATTAACAGGTCACTCCTAACGGAGTTTCAAACAGGCCAAAAAGATGTGCATACACGTTCTGTGAGGACATAGACCGAGGATGCAAAAAAGGTACTACCTCGAAACCTACATTAATTACCCTACTTTTTGTTTCCAGGTTGCAATCATCAGCGGCCAACTGCCGGTATAATAGGTTCTATTTTGGGCCTGCTCTGCAAGTTCAGTTAGAAAACGATTGCTTTGTTGCTCCGTAGTAACCCCCATTTTTAGGGCGGCAGGCAGCAGGCTCCTGTAAACAGCCACCAGCATAGGGTAGATTTTCTGAAACGGCTCAATCAGGCCGTAGATGTCTGTGTTTGTAGGGGCGCCAATTCCAGCTTCGACAAATAACCCAGGCATTCGACTACCCATCCGATAATCTTTTCCACTGATGTCAAATGTCTGGAACAAAACCCGCTCAAATTCATCGGTAGCCCAGGTAGGCGGGTATGTATGGACGTAACTCATGTCATAATCCTGGATGAGTAACGTGCCGCCGGGTTTAACGAACGACCACAAATGCCGTAATACCGCTACCGGATTGTTGAGGTGGATCATGGTCAACCGGGCATAAACTAAGTCGTAAGGGGCATTGGGTAAATGCGTAGGTAGGGTTTCCAGATCGAGCGCCTGGAAGCTAAACTGAGGACCGATGGTTGTTTTTAAAATGTGAAGGGACTCTTCGCCCAGACGCTCATCTATATCAATGCCCGTTACATGACCTTCTGGCCCAACCATTGTTCCCAGTAAGCGCATCACTTCGCCGGGGCCGCTACCCACTTCCAGGCAATTCATACCTTCCTGAATACCAATGGCCTGAAGAGCCCG
Proteins encoded in this region:
- a CDS encoding transposase; its protein translation is MNNFINKDNACWCSGRAAGADESVMEKPETLASEDLGAVRSSKARRLKRIRPGYFNPPDGKPVCVPGLEWLGILLAGASGAPCLFEFAWWTRRGEHARQRTDVLDDTLSELTQRFSQTVLHVFDRGYASQAWLGKVLTANLKGLIRWQTHYRLLNQAGDSIKTWEITRGKRSVDHRLVYDAVQKCHRKTGIIYQPVRHPAYPDVPLYLIVSRPGKGRTPWYLLTNEVIDSLESAWQMVFAYARRWQIETAFRYTKSELALESPRLWFWENRLKLMMIVALLYAFLLSLLRAELSHWQQLLLRMGCHRTGKRCREASAPLYRIRIAFTHLWTQNSG
- a CDS encoding AGE family epimerase/isomerase, with the protein product MSFHQSALAQKTSDDRKRIAAEMENSIRTEMLNKWYPQSVDKEFGGFLSTFTYDFKPTGPQDKMIVTQARHVWTTAKAAERYPNVAYYKDNSRHGFLFLRDKMWDKQHGGFYTLVDRQGNPKNASTKVAYGNAFGLYALSAYYHMSHDTAALNLAKKSFNWLEKHSHDPIRKGYFQDLAPDGTPLKRDASTPSTASTGYKDQNSSIHLLEALTELYAVWPDPLVRERLNEMLHLVRDVITSPKGNLILFLQPDWKPVSFRDSSEAVVLKHRSLDHVSFGHDVETAYLMLEASHALGLKNDTKTLQVGKRMVDHALANGWDKKVGGFYDQGYYFKDKPGMTIIDDSKNWWSQAEGLNTLLLMADRYPNDPMQYFANYKLLWQYCQTYLIDHQYGEWYEEGLDKDPERKTSNKGHIWKAAYHTYRALSSCVDRSNGKH
- a CDS encoding methyltransferase domain-containing protein — its product is MTSTTSMTIDIQDQYLLGRTSAEYQRLRAQALLWEVSTVRALQAIGIQEGMNCLEVGSGPGEVMRLLGTMVGPEGHVTGIDIDERLGEESLHILKTTIGPQFSFQALDLETLPTHLPNAPYDLVYARLTMIHLNNPVAVLRHLWSFVKPGGTLLIQDYDMSYVHTYPPTWATDEFERVLFQTFDISGKDYRMGSRMPGLFVEAGIGAPTNTDIYGLIEPFQKIYPMLVAVYRSLLPAALKMGVTTEQQSNRFLTELAEQAQNRTYYTGSWPLMIATWKQKVG